ACCATCCCATTCGTTGAAGATGAACTTATATCTGACTGGAAACTGCTTTAGCTTGTTCAAAGTGTTGAAACACTTATAGTAAAAGGCATTGTTTCACAACAAATTATTTACAAAGACGAATACAGAATCCAACTTTTCACACTTTTGatcttctgaaaaaaaaaaactatgaaacCAACAATGGTTTTAATCTAAAGATTTCACTAAACCACTTTGTATCAAAGcccacataaaaaaaaaaaaaaaaaacattaatcaaTCATACTTCTCCCTCCAACTATAAACAAGGAAGAAAACCCAAGAGACAGCCAAGGCAATATCTCCTAGAGCTTGCTTGGGACACTCAAAGGCGAGATCTTCAATCTTCCACTCAAACATAACTCTCCATAACGCCATAAGCACATAGAGAATCACAGAACCTCCGGCGAAGAAGCTATGAAAGTCTCTGTCTTTCACAAACGACACCATGAAAAGCACCAAACCGATCGCAAAGAGAAGCAAACCGGAGAAGGATTGAGAGATCTGGATGAGCAGCTCGTCGTGAGGCGTTGAGCCTTTGAGCTTGTTGGCTATGTCGCTGCCGTGGCCAAAGATGGAGGCTTTCTCTGTGTAGAACATCATCAGGGTTCCGCTCGTGAGCGCGATTACGGAGTGGAGGATGCAGATTACGCGGAAGAGATGTGAATTCATCGGAGTTTTTGAGCCTGCGGAGATTAGTCAAACGAAataataagacaaaaaaaaataattgaatctttttttttttaagataggGAAGAGCAGAAAGGAACACGCTTCACTTGCATATAAAGGTTTAAGCTTTGTCGGAAAATCAGTAGAGGAGAGATACGGGTCttgttagagagagagagagagagagagagagagagagagagagagatttgtcTGAATCAGAGAGATATTAGATTCTTCGGCACACAATAAGGGAGCTTCTGGGGGTTGTGTTTAcgataaaccctaattttgtgTTGAtgcaaaaagaagatgattGACTTTGGATCTTCTTTTTGGCAGCTTCTTTTCTGTTCAACAGAAATTCAAACCCACCGTTTAAAGATTGCTTTCCGGTTTTAAATGggagattattattttaatttaattccTTTTCAAGAATTGCCAAACAAAACTAGATAGACTATAGAATGAATAACATCTCTTGAtcagataattaattaatattttttttaataaatgtgggATTTGATTTCAGAGAGTATGGATTCtgtaaattaatatatcaaatttttattaaaaaaatagacatattgaaaataaattgtTTGTTAGAATATGATACAGATAAATCCTAGCTATTGTGAAtcttatgaaatatatatatatatatgttgaagatttatcattataacttttttaaaaaagttataataatatacttcagattgccaaaagaaacaatAGAATCAAATACTTTATGTCAATAATCATTAAGTTTATAAGAAACGTTTATCCATGACTATTTTTGGTAAAACTTGAATAAGATTAATCACTAGAATGACAATTCGACATCCTtgaacaaacaataaaatatcatttatgagagaataaaaaaggaaattatgtGATTTTAATCATAATCAAGGATAGTGACTTCTTAACATACAAGGCACaatggattttttttctttcaaacagTTCAACATTGTTCTTATTTTCGTATTAATGTCCAGAGCATTGTTCTACTTACTCTTTGTATTCTCCTTTGCTAAGCTCTgcagttttttttattcaaactccATTTTCTTTTCATCTACACAGTAACAAGTAGACCCTTTTCTCATGAGACTAATAGTAAATGCATCAATCTTTAAAAAAGGTAGCAAAATCTTAGAAAATGTTATAAACCATACGATGAATGTCCATAACCGATCCGGTCTATAACCGGTCCAATAccgagagagagacggcccaaccctagagagagagaggcggccgcatgaagaggagagaAAGGCGGCTTAGGCTTTAGAGAATATGAAACCCTATTTCTTTTTCCTTGTATTTGTACACTTTCCATATTTAtgtctttccttttatctctttGTAACTCCCATATATAAAGGCACTTTATGATTGAgtaataatacacacaacttacaaaTTCCTAAACCTTAAGTTCATagcacgttatcagcacgatagcctctaacaccctgagcctaaaaccaaatcaacaaaaccctaaaaccctaaaacgaaAAGTAACCTGCCTCGGAACTTCAAAGAGACtgttctcccaaaccgtgaggacccagaaaacgatcaagatatcaaatcgaagccctTGCTGAGACGAATCAGTCAgtgcaaaccgcttgtcgatctgaccaccAACGCGCCCTCACGCACATATACAGTGCGCGCCCCATTTgctttaaaaccctaatccgaacccgacgataccgacgaaccctaatccgttCGTGACTCTGTTCTAGCTCGTCTCCAcctgatc
This region of Brassica napus cultivar Da-Ae chromosome C5, Da-Ae, whole genome shotgun sequence genomic DNA includes:
- the BNAC05G38260D gene encoding uncharacterized protein BNAC05G38260D, which produces MNSHLFRVICILHSVIALTSGTLMMFYTEKASIFGHGSDIANKLKGSTPHDELLIQISQSFSGLLLFAIGLVLFMVSFVKDRDFHSFFAGGSVILYVLMALWRVMFEWKIEDLAFECPKQALGDIALAVSWVFFLVYSWREKYD